A region from the Candidatus Acidiferrales bacterium genome encodes:
- the yidD gene encoding membrane protein insertion efficiency factor YidD, which yields MRARPIQTLVLVALRTYQAILSPVFAGACRFYPSCSVYASEAVAQHGVRQGLWLAVKRLLRCRPFHGGGYDPVPVRMERT from the coding sequence ATGAGAGCCCGGCCGATCCAAACGCTCGTTCTAGTCGCCCTGCGCACCTATCAGGCAATCTTGTCGCCTGTTTTTGCGGGTGCGTGCCGCTTCTATCCTAGCTGCTCGGTCTATGCCAGCGAAGCGGTGGCCCAGCACGGTGTGCGCCAGGGTCTCTGGCTCGCGGTCAAGAGATTGCTTCGTTGTCGCCCCTTTCACGGAGGCGGCTACGACCCTGTCCCTGTCCGCATGGAGCGGACGTGA
- the yidC gene encoding membrane protein insertase YidC translates to MNGDKFSSELRLLLAFALSVVAMLIMQRWMARRLPPPPAKAPTTMTQPVVPAPIESGPAKPQPSASLRSAAKPAPVEVKAATAEQEIVAENTLYRVVFSNRGAVVKSWVLKQYADESGSPLDVVHPAASSQVGFPLRLVLGEAGGVDVAALQKEVNEALFVGPASKKVSIPGTLAFEYAGKSGLAVKKRFRFDESYVVQLETIVTLNGAPLAHSISWQGGFGDKTAFQALEQVQVFRRAPNEVQRLAHKKVSAPKSEVGSFAYAGIEDLYFAAVFLPPPGAVRITEWKDEFEPAPAKPGEKASKQPALGIALGVAGGEGGPDRPEASGGAGAPPAAQSLGLFVGPKDLDALGAVKPPLSELVDFGWFAVIAKPLFLGIKWLYHNVVANYGWAIVIMTIGINMALFPLKLKGMQSAQKMQKAAPEVRSIQDRYKKFKFNDPRKQEMQKEIMAVYKRQGINPLGGCLPMLLQIPFLYAFYKVLSITIEMRHARWLGWIKDLSARDPYYVLPILMAVTMYFLQKMTPTATADPAQQRMMNMMPIMLGGMFVVFPVSSGLMLYWLVGNIIGIGQQWFINRLGAKEAERDAQKRRGRPPR, encoded by the coding sequence ATGAACGGCGACAAATTTTCCTCTGAATTGCGGCTGCTGCTGGCGTTTGCGCTATCCGTGGTGGCGATGTTGATCATGCAGCGCTGGATGGCACGTCGCTTGCCCCCGCCGCCAGCCAAAGCCCCGACTACGATGACGCAGCCGGTGGTACCCGCCCCGATTGAATCGGGGCCTGCGAAACCCCAACCATCCGCCTCCCTGCGATCCGCTGCCAAACCGGCGCCGGTGGAGGTCAAAGCTGCCACGGCTGAGCAAGAGATCGTCGCGGAGAACACTCTTTATCGGGTCGTCTTTTCCAATCGGGGCGCGGTGGTGAAGAGCTGGGTGCTGAAGCAATATGCCGATGAATCGGGCAGCCCGCTGGACGTGGTGCACCCGGCCGCATCGAGCCAGGTAGGCTTCCCGCTGCGCCTGGTTCTGGGCGAGGCGGGCGGGGTCGACGTGGCGGCGCTCCAAAAAGAGGTCAATGAAGCGCTCTTTGTTGGTCCTGCTTCGAAGAAGGTTTCGATTCCCGGAACCCTTGCCTTCGAGTACGCTGGCAAAAGCGGTCTGGCAGTGAAAAAGAGATTTCGCTTTGACGAAAGCTACGTTGTCCAACTCGAGACGATCGTCACTCTGAACGGGGCGCCGCTGGCCCACTCCATTTCCTGGCAGGGCGGTTTTGGCGACAAGACCGCTTTCCAGGCCCTCGAGCAGGTGCAGGTCTTCCGCCGGGCGCCCAACGAAGTGCAGCGGCTCGCCCACAAGAAGGTCTCTGCGCCCAAGTCGGAAGTGGGTTCCTTTGCCTACGCCGGGATTGAGGATCTTTATTTTGCGGCTGTCTTTCTGCCTCCCCCCGGCGCCGTGCGCATCACCGAGTGGAAAGATGAATTTGAGCCGGCGCCGGCGAAACCCGGAGAGAAAGCGAGCAAACAGCCAGCACTGGGCATTGCGCTGGGCGTGGCCGGCGGGGAGGGTGGCCCCGATCGTCCCGAAGCTTCGGGAGGGGCGGGCGCGCCGCCGGCAGCGCAGTCCCTGGGCCTCTTCGTCGGCCCGAAAGACCTAGACGCGCTGGGAGCGGTCAAACCACCGCTCTCCGAGCTCGTGGATTTTGGCTGGTTTGCGGTCATCGCCAAGCCGCTCTTCCTCGGCATCAAGTGGCTCTACCACAACGTCGTGGCCAATTACGGCTGGGCGATCGTCATCATGACGATTGGCATCAACATGGCGTTGTTTCCCTTGAAGTTGAAGGGAATGCAATCAGCCCAGAAGATGCAAAAGGCTGCGCCCGAAGTTCGCTCGATCCAGGATCGCTACAAAAAGTTCAAGTTCAATGATCCGCGCAAGCAGGAGATGCAGAAAGAAATCATGGCCGTTTACAAGAGGCAGGGCATCAACCCGCTCGGCGGTTGCCTGCCCATGCTGCTGCAGATCCCGTTTCTCTACGCCTTCTACAAGGTGTTGTCCATCACGATTGAGATGCGCCACGCGCGGTGGCTCGGTTGGATCAAAGATCTTTCGGCGCGCGATCCCTACTATGTGCTCCCGATCTTGATGGCGGTGACGATGTACTTCTTGCAGAAGATGACGCCGACCGCCACCGCCGACCCTGCCCAGCAGCGGATGATGAACATGATGCCCATCATGCTCGGCGGCATGTTTGTGGTCTTTCCCGTCTCGAGCGGACTGATGCTCTACTGGCTGGTCGGCAACATCATCGGCATAGGCCAGCAGTGGTTCATCAACCGGCTGGGAGCCAAAGAAGCCGAGCGGGACGCCCAGAAAAGGCGAGGCCGGCCCCCTCGGTGA
- a CDS encoding R3H domain-containing nucleic acid-binding protein, giving the protein MSAWIQDGKLDREGIEEPLRSFLDRLLRACGFFLTYQIRPAAPQDLTEMENPELIVEFSGEDSALLLERNAELLRAMEYVCIRAVRLDPHYHDRIRFDCEAYKATRIEELKLTAQVAADKVRATGQPFRFNPMTARERRIIHLALKDTPGIRTASEGYGERRQLVIYPEKATQS; this is encoded by the coding sequence ATGAGCGCTTGGATCCAGGATGGCAAGCTGGACCGCGAAGGCATCGAGGAGCCGCTGCGTTCCTTCCTGGATCGGCTGCTCCGCGCCTGCGGATTTTTCCTCACCTACCAGATCCGGCCAGCCGCGCCGCAAGACCTGACCGAAATGGAAAACCCGGAGCTCATCGTTGAATTCTCCGGCGAGGATTCGGCTCTCCTGCTCGAGCGCAACGCCGAGCTACTGCGGGCGATGGAGTACGTTTGCATCCGGGCGGTGCGGCTCGACCCGCACTACCACGACCGCATTCGCTTCGATTGCGAAGCTTACAAGGCAACGCGCATCGAAGAGTTGAAGCTGACCGCGCAGGTGGCGGCCGACAAGGTGCGCGCTACCGGCCAGCCGTTTCGCTTCAATCCCATGACGGCCCGCGAACGGCGCATCATCCACCTGGCGCTCAAAGACACACCCGGGATTCGGACGGCCAGCGAGGGTTACGGCGAACGGCGGCAACTGGTGATCTACCCGGAAAAGGCGACCCAGTCCTGA
- the larE gene encoding ATP-dependent sacrificial sulfur transferase LarE → MARVTPNLLLDPLTDPARKETRLFAELRRHGSLVVAFSGGADSAYLAWAAHRALGRRALAVTALSESYPRFDREQAETFVRRFGIPHEFLRTAEFSNPRYVANRPDRCYHCKNELFEQLDKLAAERKFAAIAYGVNADDVSDFRPGHQAAHEHRVLAPLLEVGLRKVEIRALSERAGLPTWDRPASACLASRIPYGTAVTKENLSKVEQGEAALRELGFRQCRVRYHNELVRIEIAREELPRALSLEMAHRMTEIFKQLGFAYVTLDLEGYRSGSLNEVIGEAAKRSDRERF, encoded by the coding sequence ATGGCCAGGGTGACGCCAAACCTATTGCTTGACCCGCTCACCGACCCGGCTCGGAAAGAGACCCGGCTCTTCGCCGAGTTGCGCCGCCATGGTTCCCTGGTGGTTGCCTTCTCCGGCGGCGCCGACTCTGCCTATCTCGCCTGGGCCGCTCACCGGGCGCTCGGCCGGCGAGCCCTGGCCGTGACCGCGCTCTCGGAAAGCTATCCGCGGTTCGACCGCGAACAAGCGGAAACGTTCGTGCGGCGATTTGGGATCCCGCATGAGTTCCTCCGCACCGCCGAGTTTTCGAATCCCCGCTATGTCGCCAACCGCCCGGACCGCTGCTATCATTGTAAGAACGAACTTTTTGAGCAACTCGACAAGCTGGCTGCCGAGCGCAAGTTTGCCGCCATCGCCTATGGCGTGAATGCCGACGATGTGAGTGATTTTCGCCCCGGCCATCAGGCGGCGCATGAGCACCGGGTGCTCGCGCCGCTGCTGGAGGTGGGGCTAAGAAAGGTTGAGATTCGCGCCCTGTCCGAACGCGCCGGGCTGCCGACGTGGGATCGGCCGGCATCGGCATGCTTGGCGTCGCGCATTCCTTACGGAACCGCCGTGACCAAAGAGAATCTGAGCAAGGTGGAGCAGGGCGAGGCCGCCCTGCGGGAGCTTGGCTTCCGCCAATGCCGCGTCCGCTACCACAACGAACTGGTGCGGATTGAAATTGCTCGCGAAGAATTGCCCCGGGCCCTCTCCTTGGAAATGGCCCACCGCATGACCGAGATCTTCAAGCAGCTCGGCTTCGCTTACGTCACCCTTGACCTCGAAGGCTACCGCAGCGGCTCACTCAATGAAGTGATCGGGGAAGCTGCCAAACGCAGCGACAGAGAACGATTCTGA
- a CDS encoding creatininase family protein: MKRLFFFLCLLVCFTSFASAQDLPSRLLDDLNWMEFKKIVPAQVKTVLVTVGTLEPHGVINNGADNLAPVKIAAAIAPDANALIAPHIPYGVTGSMAPYPGALHIPEEAFTPYLRAVLEGMVKNGFRNIVVINGHGGLQTAILTRECEQLALARRVNTLVINWWSACGHVTKEVFGEDGGHAGINETAFIQAINPKLVHKDLYSDALATPNPAPGSWSATPFPSTIGLYHAGQGYPKDFSQKKADEYFAKIVACVGTLVKDTLKKWQMAGFE; encoded by the coding sequence ATGAAGCGTTTATTCTTCTTCCTTTGCCTCCTTGTTTGCTTTACCTCCTTTGCCTCCGCTCAAGACCTTCCCAGCCGCTTGCTGGACGACCTGAACTGGATGGAGTTCAAGAAGATCGTCCCAGCGCAGGTGAAGACGGTGCTGGTCACAGTCGGAACGCTCGAACCGCACGGCGTCATCAACAACGGCGCGGACAACCTGGCCCCGGTGAAAATCGCGGCCGCGATCGCGCCCGACGCCAACGCCCTGATTGCCCCGCACATTCCCTACGGGGTCACCGGCTCGATGGCGCCCTATCCAGGAGCCCTGCACATTCCCGAAGAAGCGTTCACACCCTACTTGCGGGCAGTCCTCGAGGGCATGGTCAAAAACGGCTTCAGGAACATTGTCGTGATCAACGGCCACGGCGGACTGCAGACAGCGATTCTGACGCGCGAATGCGAGCAGCTTGCCCTGGCGCGGCGAGTGAACACGCTGGTGATCAACTGGTGGAGCGCCTGCGGCCACGTCACCAAAGAAGTTTTTGGCGAAGACGGCGGCCACGCCGGCATCAATGAAACCGCTTTCATCCAGGCGATCAATCCCAAGCTGGTGCACAAGGACCTTTATTCGGACGCGTTGGCCACGCCCAACCCCGCGCCGGGAAGCTGGAGCGCTACGCCCTTTCCTTCCACCATCGGGCTCTACCACGCCGGCCAGGGCTACCCGAAAGATTTTTCCCAGAAGAAAGCCGACGAGTATTTTGCGAAGATCGTGGCCTGCGTCGGCACGCTCGTCAAAGACACGCTGAAGAAGTGGCAAATGGCCGGGTTTGAGTAA
- a CDS encoding histone deacetylase — protein sequence MLPFKLIYSDGYDLNLGAHVFPSVKYKLIHDALLREKWAARDDFLEPPAAADADVLRVHTQEYVRKLKLGKLSYLEILRLEIPYSPELVQACWLSAGGTILAGERALADGFGVNIGGGFHHAYPDHGEGFCVLNDVAIAIRRLQAKQAVERVMVVDTDVHQGNGTAAIFGGDGTVFTLSIHQENNYPHPKPPSNVDINLPDGIGDEEYLTLLDRHLEKALAQFSPEILFYVGGADPYREDQLGGLVLTMAGLRRRDALVFEKARRRNIPVAVTLAGGYARRVEDTVQIHVNTILAARDTATGDRRPVGSEQQPQMNTDKH from the coding sequence ATGCTCCCTTTCAAGCTCATCTATTCCGATGGCTACGATCTGAACCTCGGGGCGCATGTTTTTCCTTCCGTCAAGTACAAGCTCATCCATGACGCGCTGCTTCGAGAAAAATGGGCGGCACGGGACGACTTCCTGGAGCCACCGGCGGCGGCGGACGCCGACGTCCTCCGCGTCCACACCCAGGAATATGTCCGCAAGCTCAAGTTGGGCAAGTTGAGTTACCTGGAAATCTTGCGGTTGGAGATTCCCTATTCGCCGGAACTGGTCCAAGCCTGCTGGCTCTCGGCCGGCGGCACCATCCTGGCCGGCGAGCGAGCGCTGGCCGACGGCTTCGGCGTCAACATCGGCGGCGGCTTTCATCATGCCTATCCCGACCACGGCGAGGGTTTCTGCGTGCTGAACGACGTAGCGATTGCCATCCGCCGCCTGCAGGCCAAGCAGGCGGTCGAGCGCGTCATGGTGGTGGATACCGACGTCCACCAGGGGAACGGCACGGCCGCCATCTTCGGAGGCGATGGAACCGTTTTCACCCTCTCCATCCATCAGGAGAACAACTACCCGCACCCGAAGCCGCCAAGCAACGTGGACATCAATCTCCCGGACGGCATCGGCGACGAGGAGTATTTGACGCTGCTCGACCGGCATCTTGAAAAAGCCCTGGCGCAATTCTCGCCCGAGATTCTTTTCTACGTTGGCGGCGCGGATCCTTACCGCGAAGACCAGCTCGGCGGGCTCGTCCTCACCATGGCAGGGTTGCGACGTCGCGACGCGCTGGTCTTCGAGAAGGCCCGACGGCGAAACATTCCTGTGGCGGTGACGCTCGCCGGCGGCTACGCTCGCCGGGTTGAAGATACCGTGCAGATTCATGTGAACACCATCCTGGCTGCCCGAGACACAGCGACCGGTGACCGGCGACCAGTGGGCAGTGAGCAGCAACCACAGATGAACACAGATAAACACTGA